From Suncus etruscus isolate mSunEtr1 chromosome 6, mSunEtr1.pri.cur, whole genome shotgun sequence, one genomic window encodes:
- the LOC126011354 gene encoding D-dopachrome decarboxylase-like: protein MPFVELDTNLPADRVPTGLEKQLCTATASILGKPAERVNVTVRPGLAMAVNGTSDPCAQLLVSSIDVVGTAEENRNHSARFFEVLTKELNLGQEWIIIRFYPVEPWQIGKMGTVMTFL, encoded by the coding sequence ATGCCATTTGTAGAGCTGGACACGAACTTGCCCGCCGACCGTGTGCCCACGGGCCTGGAGAAGCAGCTCTGCACGGCCACCGCCTCCATCCTGGGCAAACCCGCGGAACGGGTGAACGTGACGGTGCGGCCGGGCCTAGCTATGGCGGTGAACGGCACGTCGGACCCCTGTGCTCAGCTGCTCGTGTCCTCCATCGATGTGGTAGGCACTGCGGAGGAGAATCGCAACCACAGCGCGCGTTTCTTTGAGGTTCTCACCAAGGAACTGAATCTGGGCCAGGAATGGATAATCATTCGCTTTTATCCGGTGGAGCCTTGGCAGATTGGCAAGATGGGGACCGTGATGACTTTTTTATGA